One window of the Cydia splendana chromosome 18, ilCydSple1.2, whole genome shotgun sequence genome contains the following:
- the LOC134799628 gene encoding arylphorin subunit alpha-like yields the protein MKTVLILAAVVALAVAGTVPPKSEVELKSVDAQFIERQEKVLFLLESIGQYRKDADWFKLGYEYDVEANIDNYTDKKAVEEFLLYYKSGFMPKYKTFSVVYDEMREEAIALFKLFYYAKDFDTFYKTAAFARVHINDGQFLYAYYIAIYQRPDTQSFVLPAPYEMFPQYFVNTKTLLKAYRTKMQNGDFDPAYAATHGITHENGKYVFYSNYTSPWLTGSAEDKLSYFTEDIGMNSYYYYFQTLYPFWWDKSSIAHFEEMRGDIFYFNYQQLIAKYYLNRLSNGLGEIPEFSWYKPIKTGYYCQLSSYYPFFSRNEYYQISTVDNDQDINYLTTYEQSFLYYLEQGHFKAYNQEIDLRNSKAIDFVAKYWFTTVDLYEKLPKNYERFYEIIGLHLLAGTPEPVDKYTIFPSALELYQTSLRDPVFYQFYARILNYVLQWKEYLEPYSYSQLHFEGVKISDVKTDKLVTFFEPYDFDITNDIFHSVEEFKANDPTLYTVRQPRLNHKPFTVTVDVKSDVATDAVIKFFLGPKYDSNGYPLSIEDNWMNFVELDWFVHKLTVGQNKIERRSIDFALFKEDSVSVAELMKYFKQGKVPLDMSERFFYQPQRMMLPKGSKGGFPFQLYVVVYPYTPLPKEMEEYKTYFPDMKPMSYPFDRPVVETYFKQPNIYNEDVLIYHEGEENANLYNVKEYYPNYKNQVPKN from the exons ATGAAGACTGTCTTGATCCTAGCTGCTGTGGTGGCCCTGGCGGTGGCCGGTACTGTTCCGCCCAAATCTGAAGTGGAGCTGAAATCTG ttgACGCTCAGTTCATCGAGCGACAAGAAAAAGTTCTCTTCCTTCTGGAGAGCATAGGACAGTACAGAAAGGACGCTGACTGGTTCAAGCTTGGTTACGAATACGATGTCGAGGCTAATATTGATAACTACACC GACAAGAAGGCCGTCGAGGAGTTCTTGCTGTACTACAAGAGCGGTTTCATGCCCAAATACAAGACTTTCTCCGTCGTCTACGATGAGATGAGAGAGGAGGCCATCGCTCTCTTCAAGCTCTTCTACTACGCCAAGGACTTCGATACCTTCTACAAGACTGCCGCCTTCGCCCGCGTGCACATCAACGATGGCCAGTTCCTCTACGCCTACTACATCGCTATCTACCAACGCCCCGACACCCAGAGCTTTGTGCTCCCTGCTCCGTACGAGATGTTCCCTCAGTACTTCGTCAACACCAAGACTCTCCTGAAGGCATACCGTACCAAGATGCAGAACGGCGACTTCGACCCCGCCTATGCTGCTACCCATGGCATCACCCACGAGAACGGCAAATACGTCTTCTACTCCAACTACACCAGCCCCTGGTTGACCGGCAGCGCTGAGGACAAGCTTTCCTACTTCACTGAGGACATTGGCATGAActcctactactactacttccaGACGCTCTACCCCTTCTGGTGGGACAAGAGCAGCATCGCTCACTTTGAAGAGATGCGTGGAGACATTTTCTACTTCAACTATCAACAGCTTATTGCTAAGTACTACCTGAACCGTCTCAGCAACGGACTTGGAGAGATCCCTGAATTCTCGTGGTACAAGCCCATCAAGACCGGTTACTATTGCCAGCTGTCCTCTTACTATCCCTTCTTCTCGAGAAACGAATACTACCAGATCAGCACAGTTGACAATGATCAGGACATTAACTACCTTACTACTTACGAGCAGTCTTTCTTGTACTACTTGGAGCAAGGCCACTTCAAGGCT TACAACCAAGAGATTGACCTGCGCAACTCCAAGGCCATCGACTTCGTCGCCAAGTACTGGTTCACCACCGTCGACCTGTACGAGAAGCTGCCCAAGAACTACGAACGTTTCTACGAGATCATCGGTCTTCACCTCCTCGCCGGCACTCCTGAGCCAGTAGACAA ATACACCATCTTCCCCAGCGCTCTGGAGCTTTACCAGACCTCTCTGCGTGACCCCGTCTTCTACCAGTTCTACGCTCGCATCCTGAACTACGTCCTCCAATGGAAAGAGTACCTGGAACCCTACAGCTACAGCCAGCTCCACTTCGAGGGAGTCAAGATCAGCGACGTTAAGACCGACAAACTGGTCACCTTCTTCGAGCCCTACGACTTTGACATCACCAACGACATTTTCCACAGCGTTGAGGAGTTCAAGGCTAACGACCCTACCCTCTACACCGTCCGTCAGCCCCGTCTCAACCACAAGCCTTTCACCGTCACCGTTGATGTCAAGTCTGACGTCGCCACCGACGCCGTGATCAAGTTCTTCCTGGGTCCCAAATACGACAGCAATGGCTATCCTCTTAGCATTGAAGACAACTGGATGAACTTCGTTGAGCTTGACTGGTTCGTGCACAAGCTGACTGTTGGACAGAACAAGATCGAGCGCCGCTCCATCGACTTCGCCCTGTTCAAGGAGGACTCCGTGTCTGTGGCTGAGCTCATGAAATACTTCAAACAAGGAAAGGTTCCTCTTGATATGTCTGAGAGGTTCTTCTACCAGCCCCAGAGAATGATGCTGCCTAAGGGTTCCAAGGGTGGCTTCCCCTTCCAGTTGTACGTCGTCGTCTACCCCTACACTCCTCTGCCCAAGGAGATGGAAGAGTACAAGACTTACTTCCCCGACATGAAGCCCATGTCTTATCCCTTCGACCGCCCCGTGGTCGAGACTTACTTCAAGCAGCCCAACATCTACAACGAGGATGTGCTCATCTACCACGAGGGAGAAGAGAACGCCAATTTATACAACGTTAAGGAGTACTACCCTAACTACAAGAACCAAGTGCCTAAGAATTAA
- the LOC134799630 gene encoding arylphorin subunit alpha-like has product MKTVLILAGLVALAVAGTSPSVPHKYEVELKSVDAHFIERQYKVLHLLESIQQYRKDAEWFKLGYEYDVEANIDNYTNKKAVEEFLLCYKSGFMPKYKTFSVFYDEMREEAIALFKLFYYAKDFETFYKTAAFARVHFNDGQFLYAYYIAIYQRPDTQSFVLPAPYEMFPQYFVNTKTFLKAYRTRMQNGDFDPAYAANHGIYHENGKYVFYSNYTSPWLTGSVEDKLSYFTEDIGMNSYYYYFQTLSPFWWDKSSIAHLEEMRGDIFYFSYQQLIAKYYLNRLSNGLGEIPEFSWYKPIKTGYYCQLSSYYPFFSRNEYYQINKVENDQYINYLTTYEQSFLYYLEQGHFKAYNQEIDLRNSKAINFVTKYWFTSVDLYEKLPKNYERFYEIIGLHLLAGTPEPVDKYTIFPSALELYQTSLRDPVFYQFYARILNYILQWKEYLEPYSYSQLHFEGVKISDVKIDKLVTFFEPYDFDITNDIFHRIEEFKGNKPTLYTVRQPRLNHKPFTVTVDVKSDVATDAVIKFFLGPKYDSNGYPLSIEDNWMNFVELDWFVHKLTVGQNKIERRSIDFALFKEDSVSVMDILKYFKQGKVPVDMSEKFFYQPQRMMLPKGTKGGFPFQLYVVVYPYTPLPKEMEEYKALFPDMKPMSYPFDRPVFETYFKQPNIYYEDVFIYHEGEENANLYNVKEYYPNYQNQVPKH; this is encoded by the exons ATGAAGACTGTCCTGATCCTAGCTGGTCTGGTGGCACTGGCCGTGGCCGGCACGAGTCCGTCTGTTCCGCACAAATATGAAGTGGAGCTGAAATCTG ttgACGCTCATTTTATTGAGCGCCAATATAAAGTCCTCCATCTTCTGGAGAGCATACAGCAGTACAGAAAGGACGCCGAATGGTTCAAGCTTGGTTACGAATACGATGTTGAGGCTAACATTGATAACTACACC AACAAGAAGGCCGTCGAGGAATTCCTGCTGTGCTACAAGAGCGGTTTCATGCCCAAATACAAGACTTTCTCCGTCTTCTACGATGAGATGAGGGAGGAAGCCATCGCTCTCTTCAAGCTCTTCTACTACGCCAAGGACTTTGAGACCTTCTACAAGACCGCCGCCTTCGCCCGCGTGCACTTCAACGATGGCCAGTTTCTCTACGCCTACTACATCGCTATCTACCAACGCCCCGACACCCAGAGCTTCGTGCTCCCTGCTCCGTACGAGATGTTCCCTCAGTACTTCGTCAATACCAAGACTTTCCTGAAGGCATACCGTACCAGGATGCAGAACGGTGACTTCGACCCCGCCTATGCTGCCAACCACGGCATTTACCACGAGAACGGCAAATACGTCTTCTATTCCAACTACACCAGCCCCTGGTTGACTGGCAGCGTTGAGGACAAGCTTTCCTACTTCACTGAGGACATTGGCATGAActcctactactactacttccaGACCCTCAGCCCCTTCTGGTGGGACAAGAGCAGCATCGCTCACTTGGAAGAGATGCGTGGAGACATCTTCTACTTCAGCTACCAACAGCTTATTGCTAAGTACTACCTGAACCGTCTCAGCAACGGACTTGGAGAGATCCCTGAATTCTCGTGGTACAAGCCTATCAAGACCGGTTACTATTGCCAGCTGTCCTCTTACTATCCCTTCTTCTCGAGAAACGAATACTACCAGATCAACAAGGTTGAAAATGATCAATATATTAACTACCTTACTACCTACGAGCAGTCTTTCTTGTACTACTTGGAGCAAGGACACTTCAAGGCT TACAACCAAGAGATTGACCTGCGCAACTCTAAGGCCATCAACTTCGTCACCAAGTACTGGTTCACCTCCGTCGACCTGTACGAGAAGCTGCCCAAGAACTACGAACGTTTCTACGAGATCATCGGTCTTCACCTCCTCGCCGGCACTCCTGAGCCAGTAGACaa ATACACCATCTTCCCCAGCGCTCTGGAGCTGTATCAGACCTCGCTGCGCGACCCCGTCTTCTACCAGTTCTACGCTCGCATCCTGAACTATATCCTCCAATGGAAAGAGTACCTGGAACCTTACAGCTACAGCCAGCTCCATTTCGAGGGAGTCAAGATCAGCGACGTCAAGATCGACAAACTGGTCACCTTCTTTGAGCCCTACGACTTCGACATTACCAACGACATCTTCCACAGGATTGAGGAGTTCAAGGGTAACAAGCCTACCCTATACACCGTCCGTCAGCCCCGTCTCAACCACAAGCCTTTTACCGTCACCGTCGATGTCAAGTCTGACGTCGCCACCGACGCCGTGATCAAGTTCTTCCTGGGTCCCAAATACGACAGCAATGGCTATCCTCTTAGCATTGAAGACAACTGGATGAACTTCGTTGAGCTTGACTGGTTCGTGCATAAGCTGACTGTTGGACAGAACAAGATCGAGCGCCGCTCCATCGACTTCGCCCTTTTCAAGGAGGACTCCGTGTCCGTAATGGATATCTTGAAATATTTCAAACAAGGAAAGGTTCCTGTTGATATGTCTGAGAAGTTCTTCTACCAGCCCCAGAGAATGATGCTGCCTAAGGGTACCAAGGGTGGCTTCCCCTTCCAGCTGTACGTCGTCGTCTACCCCTACACTCCTCTGCCTAAGGAGATGGAAGAGTACAAGGCTCTCTTCCCTGACATGAAGCCCATGTCTTATCCCTTCGACCGCCCCGTGTTCGAGACCTACTTCAAGCAGCCCAACATCTACTACGAGGATGTGTTCATCTACCACGAGGGAGAAGAGAACGCCAATTTATACAACGTTAAGGAGTACTACCCTAACTACCAGAATCAAGTGCCAAAGCATTGA